The Diadema setosum chromosome 4, eeDiaSeto1, whole genome shotgun sequence genome window below encodes:
- the LOC140227779 gene encoding uncharacterized protein → MELVMAPTPCEQLQRTLLEQPKGFTIDKILLEGRKYEALAAGRKSLQTMDIDRSVGAITHYKKGQHSCGNCGTKHPPRRCPAYKDTCHSCGKVGHWVKMCRQAQKRGRSPKRQTHGKRSSSNQWRNRRSKSRNNRKDPVDEITAHGGSFDDTHHEATAETQRFDVIDVSKPQVTYNTARTEAFVEVDIVCPQKAGQHILKLKVDTGASGNTLPLRIVKNMYGNRWRPVHQDTQTRLTAYNGSQINCVGTIDLMWRYKSTDWNTQTFYVVDVPAILGLPGCHGMAIVMIHELQCHTPSRVIRNVDDLKAAYPAQFDRIGNFRGTASLHLEHDAQPSIDPPWKCSVHLRDKIKTELQTMEQNGVIRKIEHHTDWCSSMTTTVRKDGSIRLCLDPRRLNNALKRPHKVPTLEEVNLTFAGARYFSKLDAKSGYWSIHLAAKSQELTTFRTLFGRYCFQRLPFGLCVSQDIFQQHMDRIIDGIPGCICIAGDVVVVGRTEEEHDKNLWLLMEKAQQEGLVFNSGKCSIKKDRISFFGLLYTRSGIRLDPMKVEMQTPKDKEDVQRCLGLFTYLAAYIPNFSEKAVPLRELLRMDTPFLWEIKHGHTFEALKDAITEDICLRYYDPRKETTLEVDASMKGVGACLLQNAEPVEYSHPRAYLQRSRIILKSSERHSHWSSESADSIRSSLERNSRLRQTTNHLKRSGESQ, encoded by the coding sequence ATGGAACTGGTCATGGCACCGACACCTTGTGAGCAACTGCAGAGGACCCTCCTTGAGCAACCAAAGGGATTCACCATTGACAAAATCCTACTTGAGGGAAGGAAGTACGAAGCACTGGCAGCAGGTCGTAAGTCTCTGCAGACTATGGACATAGACAGAAGTGTTGGTGCCATAACACACTACAAGAAAGGTCAGCACTCATGTGGCAACTGTGGTACCAAGCACCCACCTCGCAGATGTCCTGCATACAAGGATACTTGTCACTCATGTGGCAAAGTAGGACACTGGGTGAAGATGTGTCGCCAAGCACAGAAACGAGGAAGAAGCCCTAAGAGACAGACACATGGCAAACGAAGCTCATCCAACCAGTGGAGGAACAGACGTTCCAAGTCCAGGAACAATCGAAAAGATCCTGTTGATGAGATAACTGCACATGGAGGCAGCTTTGATGATACTCACCATGAGGCAACTGCAGAAACACAAAGGTTTGATGTGATTGACGTTAGCAAACCACAAGTCACATACAACACAGCTAGGACAGAAGCCTTTGTAGAAGTTGATATTGTTTGCCCTCAGAAAGCAGGCCAACATATCCTCAAACTAAAGGTAGATACAGGGGCAAGTGGTAACACCCTACCTCTGCGGATCGTCAAGAATATGTACGGCAACAGATGGAGACCTGTACATCAAGATACACAGACGAGACTCACTGCATACAATGGCAGCCAAATCAACTGTGTCGGCACGATTGACCTCATGTGGCGATACAAGAGCACTGATTGGAACACTCAGACGTTCTATGTGGTTGACGTACCTGCCATCCTAGGCTTGCCAGGCTGCCACGGCATGGCAATTGTGATGATACATGAATTGCAGTGCCATACACCGTCACGCGTCATCAGGAACGTGGACGACCTGAAGGCAGCATATCCTGCACAATTCGACAGGATCGGGAACTTCAGAGGAACAGCATCATTGCACCTGGAGCATGATGCACAGCCATCAATTGATCCACCGTGGAAGTGTAGCGTACACTTACGGGATAAGATCAAGACAGAACTACAAACCATGGAGCAAAACGGTGTAATCCGCAAGATTGAGCACCACACTGACTGGTGCAGTTCCATGACGACGACAGTCAGGAAAGATGGTTCAATTCGTTTGTGCCTTGACCCTAGACGACTCAACAACGCACTCAAACGTCCGCACAAAGTACCAACACTGGAGGAAGTCAATCTGACGTTTGCAGGAGCAAGGTACTTCTCCAAACTTGATGCTAAGTCTGGGTACTGGTCCATCCACCTAGCAGCCAAGAGCCAGGAATTGACAACGTTCAGAACGCTATTCGGGAGATACTGTTTCCAGAGGTTACCATTTGGACTATGTGTTAGTCAGGACATCTTCCAACAACACATGGACAGAATCATCGATGGCATACCTGGATGCATATGCATTGCAGGTGATGTCGTGGTAGTTGGTCGCACGGAGGAAGAACACGACAAGAATCTATGGCTCCTGATGGAGAAAGCCCAGCAGGAAGGCCTTGTGTTCAACAGCGGCAAGTGTTCAATCAAGAAAGACAGGATCAGCTTCTTCGGATTGTTGTACACGAGGAGTGGCATTCGGCTGGATCCGATGAAGGTAGAAATGCAAACACCAAAAGACAAAGAGGACGTCCAGCGATGTCTTGGGTTGTTCACATACCTGGCAGCTTACATCCCGAACTTCTCTGAGAAGGCAGTGCCTCTCCGAGAGTTGTTAAGGATGGACACCCCATTCTTGTGGGAAATCAAGCATGGTCATACTTTTGAAGCGCTCAAAGATGCCATTACTGAGGACATTTGCCTGAGGTACTATGACCCACGGAAGGAGACAACATTGGAAGTAGATGCATCAATGAAGGGAGTTGGTGCATGTCTCCTCCAGAACGCCGAACCTGTAGAATATTCCCATCCAAGAGCTTATCTCCAGCGCAGTCGAATTATTCTAAAATCGAGCGAGAGACACTCGCACTGGTCTTCGGAATCAGCCGATTCCATACGTTCCTCTTTGGAAAGGAATTCACGGTTGAGACAGACCACAAACCACTTGAAACGATCTGGCGAAAGCCAATAA